One stretch of Calonectris borealis chromosome 5, bCalBor7.hap1.2, whole genome shotgun sequence DNA includes these proteins:
- the LOC142083231 gene encoding inositol 1,4,5-trisphosphate receptor-interacting protein-like 1, giving the protein MIAAIFLALVVQSIIQLLQMVGDELDEATRERMQQRAEMLSREMTRRLQELEQSTQEQSTQEQSGFAWGALLFAALQQWQFWAIAGALVLLFGLCWWLRKRSREPDSSSDEESSSSDREQVEEEEEEEEGNDDGNDPGRFFEEHIQWPVQNLATDGQEVKDLVHNFILVFHDILSNSFFPVPQSAIRVGSAFEGWSPREEDIVYRLLVPLKPPRGHVFHLELDNAREMPARTFRIRVELVCTCLNDQLAGETLCFLHRPEEELRRNQGPSFLDILCTDSYLDVQKTARWFCQLVKTAWVVLPQSSQQRLTVLPSSRSCKFKVIDNNNKSLCIEVMFGVPQGDSDIFVSSQSTEAIFTPSTMWPESYAVAEVKFFRHVARRAPHDSFHLRCLQLCARIVVGTGFSTYILKTAVMHLLTTTPLSGWRRRGFPLRMLDIMRYLRHCVEEKRLNHFFFGNENVPEEIILPPAFQRAEPLNLFQHLVQDPAAHAEALYEFMELQDRLTRLLIFGR; this is encoded by the coding sequence atgaTTGCCGCAATATTCCTCGCCTTGGTTGTGCAAAGCATCATCCAGCTCCTGCAGATGGTTGGTGATGAGCTGGATGAGGCCACGCGCGAGCGCATGCAGCAGCGCGCGGAGATGCTGAGCCGGGAGATGACTCggcggctgcaggagctggagcagagcacccaggagcagagcacccaggagcagagcggctttgcctggggagccctgctctttgctgccttgcagcagtggcagttctgggcgattgctggagccctggtcctgctcttcgggctctgctggtggctcaggaaaaggagccgtgagccagacagcagcagtgatgaggagagctccagcagcgacagggagcaggtggaggaggaggaggaggaggaagaaggcaaTGATGATGGAAATGACCCGGGAAGGTTTTTTGAGGAGCACATACAGTGGCCAGTTCAGAACTTGGCCACAGATGGCCAGGAGGTGAAGGATTTGGTGCACAACTTCATCCTTGTCTTCCACGATATCTTGTCAAACAGTTTCTTCCCAGTGCCGCAATCAGCAATCAGGGTGGGCAGCGCCTTCGAAGGTTGGAGTCCCCGTGAGGAAGACATCGTCTACCGCCTGCTCGTGCCCCTGAAGCCCCCCCGTGGGCACGTCTTCCACCTGGAGCTGGACAATGCGAGGGAGATGCCGGCAAGGACCTTCCGCATCCGCGTGGAACTGGTGTGCACCTGCCTGAATGACCAGCTGGCAGGAGAGACACTGTGCTTTCTCCACCGCCCCGAGGAGGAGCTGAGGAGAAATCAGGGGCCCAGCTTCTTAGACATCCTCTGCACTGACTCCTACCTAGACGTGCAGAAAACTGCCCGCTGGTTCTGTCAATTGGTGAAAACTGCCTGGGTGGTTTTGCCTCAGTCATCCCAACAACGTCTAACGGTGCTGCCCTCCAGCCGCTCCTGCAAATTCAAGGTGatcgacaacaacaacaaaagcctctGCATTGAGGTGATGTTTGGGGTGCCGCAAGGCGACTCCGACATCTTCGTGAGCAGCCAGAGTACAGAGGCCATCTTCACCCCAAGCACGATGTGGCCGGAGAGCTACGCTGTGGCAGAGGTGAAGTTCTTCAGGCATGTGGCCAGGCGTGCACCGCACGACAGCTTCCACCTCAGATGCCTGCAGCTCTGCGCCCGCATCGTGGTGGGCACAGGCTTTTCCACCTATATCTTGAAGACAGCTGTGATGCATCTCCTGACCACCACACCCCTGTCAGGGTGGCGCAGGAGGGGTTTCCCGCTGCGGATGCTGGACATCATGCGGTACCTGCGCCACTGTGTGGAGGAGAAACGCCTCAACCACTTCTTCTTTGGCAATGAGAACGTGCCCGAGGAGATAATCTTGCCCCCAGCCTTCCAAAGAGCCGAACCGCTCAACCTCTTCCAGCACCTGGTACAGGACCCAGCTGCTCACGCCGAGGCACTGTATGAGTTCATGGAGCTGCAAGATCGTCTCACAAGACTGCTGATCTTCGGCCGCTGA
- the LOC142083173 gene encoding LOW QUALITY PROTEIN: uncharacterized protein LOC142083173 (The sequence of the model RefSeq protein was modified relative to this genomic sequence to represent the inferred CDS: inserted 1 base in 1 codon; deleted 1 base in 1 codon), whose protein sequence is MIVGERRIQSTGATDRIQEKPGSSGWAGTKREAPLMCLRVFTGVRVENLPVPDTPQGVGTAELNTLAMEKTVLYAVSAHAGGGRAGRGPGQKRGPRGGGFSPCIEGPAARGSALGRARGRRRRGWRRPCCLPAASPPLLPAPSSLRLPSPLPPPPPPXPPSPTEPLLSLLLQAMAAIKFFALVVQSIIQLPQMVGVELDEATRERMQQREEMLSREMTRLLQELEQSGFAWGALLFAALQQWQFWAIAGALVLLFGLCWWLRKRSREPGSSRKEGSSRSRMDKEDQEEKPSFALDVGRISVKHLLDLPISFTMVEELVDELLRICRNLSRNSFFPRLKPAIRVGIACEGWDPRVEDIVYRLLVPLEPPRGHAFHLELGTAGERPAKDSYIRVELECTCRREQLGENMLCFLHHPEEELRRNQGPSLLGTLCTGPYLDMEKTTLWFQTLVKAAWVFLPLSRDYRLRVLPSRRSCKLRLTSASNSPLLIEMTLAVQQEDSDTFLSIE, encoded by the exons ATGATCGTCGGGGAGCGGAGAATTCAGAGCACGGGAGCAACGGACAGGATCCAGGAAAAGCCAGGCAG CTCCGGCTGGGCAGGGACCAAGCGAGAGGCACCGCTGATGTGCCTCCGTGTGTTCACTGGGGTCCGGGTGGAGAATCTGCCCGTCCCAGACACTCCCCAGGGAGTTGGTACCGCAGAACTGAACACGCTGGCCATGGAGAAGACGGTGCTCTATG CGGTGAGTGCGcacgcggggggaggccgggctgggcgagggccggggcagaaacgcggcccccggggcggggggttctcACCCTGCATCGAGGGCCCAGCCGCTCGCGGGAGCGCcttgggcagggcacggggccgccgccggcgcggctgg cgcaggccttgctgcctcccagctgcctcgccccctctcctacccgcccccagctccctgcggctcccgtccccgctccccccgccgccacctc tccctcccagccccactgaaccccttctctccctcctcctgcaggccatggCCGCCATAAAATTCTTCGCCTTGGTTGTGCAAAGCATCATCCAGCTCCCGCAGATGGTCGGTGTTGAGCTGGATGAGGCCACGCGCGAGCGCATGCAGCAGcgtgaggagatgctgagccgggagatgactcggctgctgcaggagctggagcagagcggctttgcctggggagccctgctctttgctgccttgcagcagtggcagttctgggcgattgctggagccctggtcctgctcttcgggctctgctggtggctcaggaaaaggagccgtgagccaggcagcagcaggaaggagggcAGTTCCAGAAGCAGGATGGATAAGGAGGACCAAGAAGAAAAACCCAGTTTTGCACTGGATGTGGGCAGAATTTCGGTCAAGCACCTCCTGGACTTGCCAATATCATTCACGATGGTGGAGGAGCTGGTGGATGAACTTCTCCGTATCTGCCGAAACCTTTCCAGGAATAGTTTCTTCCCGCGACTGAAGCCAGCCATCAGGGTGGGCATCGCCTGCGAAGGTTGGGATCCCCGTGTGGAAGACATCGTCTACCGCCTGCTCGTGCCCCTGGAGCCCCCCCGTGGGCACGCCTTCCACCTGGAGCTGGGCACCGCGGGGGAGAGGCCAGCGAAGGACTCCTACATCCGCGTGGAGCTGGAGTGCACCTGCCGAagggagcagctgggggagaaCATGCTGTGCTTCCTCCACCACCCTGAGGAGGAGTTGAGGAGAAATCAGGGTCCCAGCCTCCTAGGCACTCTCTGCACTGGCCCCTACCTCGACATGGAGAAAACCACCCTCTGGTTCCAGACATTGGTAAAAGCAGCCTGGGTGTTTTTGCCTCTGTCGAGAGACTACCGTTTAAGAGTGCTGCCCTCCAGGCGCTCCTGCAAGCTCCGGTTGACAAGCGCTTCCAATAGTCCCCTCCTGATTGAGATGACGTTAGCGGTGCAGCAAGAAGACTCGGACACCTTCCTGAGCATTGAGTAG